The proteins below come from a single Zhouia spongiae genomic window:
- a CDS encoding DUF456 domain-containing protein yields the protein MDILLLVLGFVFIILGILGSFLPVLPGPPLSWLGLLFIYLTKAVPDNWWVLGITLAIAIIILVLDYIIPVMGTKRFGGSKAGMIGTTVGLVVAIIFPVLGLLGIIIWPFVGAFVGEIINKSDSKDALKSAFGSFIGFLTGTFLKFSVGVAYLIIFIKVLITNSSSLFRF from the coding sequence ATGGACATCCTGCTTTTAGTATTGGGTTTTGTATTTATAATACTTGGAATCTTAGGGAGTTTTTTACCCGTTCTGCCGGGACCTCCGTTAAGTTGGCTGGGGCTCTTGTTCATATACCTTACCAAAGCCGTTCCCGATAACTGGTGGGTCTTGGGGATAACACTTGCCATCGCCATTATCATACTGGTTCTTGACTATATTATTCCAGTAATGGGCACAAAACGGTTTGGAGGATCGAAAGCGGGAATGATCGGTACGACTGTAGGTCTTGTTGTTGCTATCATATTTCCGGTTTTGGGCCTGCTTGGTATTATCATCTGGCCATTTGTTGGTGCCTTTGTAGGTGAGATTATCAACAAATCTGACTCTAAAGACGCCTTGAAGTCGGCTTTTGGATCTTTTATCGGCTTTTTGACAGGTACATTTTTAAAGTTTAGCGTTGGAGTTGCCTACCTCATTATTTTCATAAAAGTTTTAATTACCAATAGCTCTTCCCTGTTCCGTTTTTAA
- a CDS encoding PhnA domain-containing protein: MSVLKSLQDRSRSSCELCGAKEKLSIYTVPPAVSEGVDNSLLACAVCIEQMEDADKIEPNHWRCLNDSMWSEHQAVKVMAWRMLSRLRGEGWPQDLLDMMYLEEEELKIAKAMGDGEDPDKPKHLDSNGAELQNGDNVVLIKDLDVKGAGFTAKRGTAVRRISLVHDNPEQIEGKVDGQHIVILTKYVKKS; encoded by the coding sequence ATGAGCGTTTTAAAATCACTACAGGATAGAAGCCGGTCTTCGTGTGAACTATGCGGAGCGAAAGAGAAATTAAGTATATATACAGTACCGCCTGCCGTGTCTGAGGGTGTCGATAACAGCCTCCTGGCATGTGCAGTCTGTATAGAACAAATGGAAGATGCAGATAAGATAGAACCGAACCACTGGCGTTGTTTGAACGATAGTATGTGGAGTGAACATCAGGCGGTAAAAGTGATGGCATGGCGCATGCTGAGCCGTTTGCGGGGAGAGGGCTGGCCACAGGATTTACTTGATATGATGTACCTTGAGGAGGAGGAGTTAAAAATAGCAAAGGCTATGGGCGATGGAGAAGATCCGGATAAGCCAAAACATCTGGATAGTAATGGCGCAGAACTTCAAAATGGAGACAATGTAGTGCTTATTAAAGATCTCGATGTAAAAGGAGCCGGGTTTACAGCCAAAAGAGGTACAGCAGTCAGAAGAATATCACTGGTACATGACAATCCGGAGCAGATAGAAGGGAAAGTAGACGGGCAACATATCGTTATCTTAACCAAGTACGTTAAGAAGTCTTAA
- the ruvC gene encoding crossover junction endodeoxyribonuclease RuvC translates to MSTEKIILGIDPGTTIMGFGLIKVIDKKMQFLQLNELQLKKYEDPYTKLKLIFERTIELIDTHYPDEIAIEAPFFGKNVQSMLKLGRAQGVAMAAGLSREVPVTEYSPKKIKMAITGNGNASKEQVARMLQSLLNIKELPKNLDSTDGLAAAVCHFFNSGSAEQTKSYSGWEAFVKQNKGRVK, encoded by the coding sequence TTGAGTACAGAGAAAATTATATTGGGGATCGATCCGGGAACAACGATCATGGGGTTCGGACTTATTAAAGTGATAGATAAGAAAATGCAGTTTTTGCAGTTAAATGAACTTCAGCTGAAAAAATATGAAGACCCATATACCAAACTCAAATTAATTTTTGAACGTACCATTGAACTTATAGATACTCACTATCCGGATGAAATAGCTATTGAAGCTCCTTTCTTTGGAAAGAACGTGCAGTCAATGTTAAAGCTGGGCAGAGCCCAGGGGGTCGCAATGGCCGCCGGATTGTCCAGAGAAGTTCCCGTTACCGAGTACTCTCCCAAGAAGATAAAAATGGCTATAACCGGTAATGGGAATGCCAGTAAAGAGCAGGTGGCAAGAATGTTACAAAGTTTACTGAATATTAAAGAGCTTCCAAAGAACCTTGACTCTACCGACGGATTGGCTGCAGCTGTATGTCATTTCTTTAATTCAGGGAGCGCAGAACAAACCAAGAGTTATTCCGGTTGGGAAGCATTTGTAAAACAAAATAAAGGCAGGGTTAAATAA
- a CDS encoding DUF4260 domain-containing protein: MKNSIKIEELLMFFLGVCLFNRLSFEWWWFLILFLLPDIGMLGYVANSRIGALTYNLLHHKAIAIGLYFLGLYLSNEYIQLVGIIIFSHASFDRILGYGLKYTTSFHDTHLGKIGNAHE; the protein is encoded by the coding sequence ATGAAGAATAGCATTAAAATAGAAGAATTGCTGATGTTCTTTCTGGGTGTTTGCCTGTTTAACCGGCTGTCATTCGAATGGTGGTGGTTTTTGATATTATTTCTTCTTCCGGATATAGGAATGTTAGGGTATGTGGCAAACTCGAGAATTGGAGCGCTTACATACAACTTATTACATCATAAGGCAATTGCCATAGGGTTATATTTTTTAGGACTCTATCTGAGTAATGAATATATACAGCTTGTGGGGATTATCATTTTTTCCCATGCCTCTTTCGACAGAATTTTAGGATATGGTTTAAAATATACAACATCTTTTCACGATACCCATTTAGGGAAAATAGGAAACGCACATGAGTGA
- a CDS encoding M56 family metallopeptidase, translating to MLHYIIQTISFQLLFLLVYDLFLKKETFFNGNRVYLIVAPLLSLVVPFIRLESFKGVVPQEYAMRLPVMIPGETTVTGTPEQTALLPDLLWWQWMLVTGSLLSILWFGYKLIKIYQLRQQGKIHRYKEYTEVLLTQSEVAFSFFRHIFLGDYIKQKNHDHIIAHELVHIRQGHTWDLMLFEILRIVFWFNPLIYIYQARISELHEFIADDHTAKRSKKQSYELLLEQVFNTEHISFINQFFNHSLIKKRIVMLQKTRSKKIWQLKYLLMVPLVAGMLVYTSCEKERKEELLPENTVINKEEIPFTLVAQKPMFTACEDVAKEDQLNCFKEQLDAHVRKNFRYPEEAQEKGIQGRVYVQFRINVDGSVSMMNKRGPDKILEDEAIRIIEALPRLIPGKDKDGNAISVAFAYPIVFRLN from the coding sequence ATGTTACACTATATTATTCAAACCATATCGTTTCAGTTGCTTTTCCTTTTGGTATACGATCTGTTTCTTAAGAAAGAGACATTTTTTAACGGGAACAGGGTGTATCTTATAGTTGCGCCATTACTCTCATTGGTTGTACCGTTTATCAGGCTCGAAAGCTTTAAAGGCGTGGTTCCGCAAGAGTATGCCATGCGATTGCCCGTTATGATCCCTGGGGAGACCACGGTAACCGGAACTCCGGAGCAGACCGCTTTATTGCCTGATTTACTTTGGTGGCAATGGATGCTTGTAACAGGAAGTTTGTTAAGTATACTTTGGTTTGGGTATAAACTCATTAAAATTTATCAATTAAGGCAACAAGGTAAAATTCACCGGTATAAAGAGTATACGGAAGTTTTACTGACTCAAAGCGAGGTTGCTTTTTCATTTTTCAGGCATATTTTTTTAGGAGATTATATAAAACAGAAGAACCACGATCATATCATAGCTCATGAATTGGTTCATATCAGGCAGGGGCATACCTGGGATCTGATGCTGTTCGAAATCCTCCGTATTGTATTTTGGTTCAATCCGCTTATCTATATTTATCAGGCAAGAATATCGGAGTTACACGAATTTATAGCCGATGACCATACGGCAAAGAGATCAAAAAAACAATCATATGAACTGTTATTGGAACAGGTGTTCAATACAGAACATATATCATTCATCAATCAATTTTTCAATCATTCATTAATCAAAAAACGAATCGTTATGTTACAAAAAACAAGATCTAAAAAGATTTGGCAATTAAAATACCTTTTGATGGTACCATTAGTAGCAGGAATGCTGGTTTACACCTCCTGCGAAAAAGAGCGGAAAGAAGAGTTGCTTCCAGAGAATACGGTTATAAATAAAGAAGAAATCCCATTTACCCTGGTAGCACAGAAGCCCATGTTTACAGCTTGTGAAGATGTTGCAAAAGAAGATCAGCTTAATTGTTTTAAAGAGCAATTAGATGCACACGTCAGAAAGAACTTCAGGTATCCTGAAGAAGCTCAGGAGAAAGGGATACAGGGTAGAGTGTATGTGCAGTTCAGGATTAACGTAGATGGTTCCGTTAGCATGATGAATAAAAGAGGGCCGGACAAAATCCTGGAAGATGAAGCCATTCGGATTATAGAAGCACTACCCCGGTTGATCCCCGGAAAGGATAAAGACGGGAATGCAATTTCTGTGGCATTTGCGTATCCCATAGTGTTCAGGTTAAATTAA
- a CDS encoding YdeI/OmpD-associated family protein yields MNPKVDFFFEKESPWQTAYHKLRSIVLDCGLAENLKWGVPCYTYKKNNIVLIHGFKGYCALLFHKGALLKDTNNILIQQTENVQAARQLRFTSITGINELEAVIKAYIYEAIEVEKAGLEVAYKKTSEFNMPVEFQNKLDQLPELKTAFETLTAGRQRGYLLYFSGAKQSKTRKTRIEKNIPRIMEGKGLNDK; encoded by the coding sequence ATGAACCCGAAAGTAGATTTCTTTTTTGAAAAAGAGAGTCCGTGGCAAACAGCATATCACAAGTTAAGAAGTATAGTTCTGGATTGTGGGCTTGCAGAAAACTTAAAATGGGGTGTTCCGTGCTATACTTATAAGAAAAACAATATTGTCCTGATTCATGGATTTAAGGGGTACTGCGCTTTACTTTTTCATAAAGGTGCATTGTTAAAAGACACTAATAACATTTTAATACAGCAAACCGAGAACGTTCAGGCTGCACGTCAGCTACGTTTTACAAGCATTACCGGGATCAATGAACTGGAAGCCGTTATCAAGGCATATATATATGAGGCCATAGAGGTGGAGAAAGCCGGACTGGAAGTGGCTTACAAAAAAACGTCTGAATTTAATATGCCCGTAGAATTTCAAAACAAACTCGATCAGCTCCCGGAACTCAAAACTGCTTTCGAAACCTTAACAGCTGGAAGACAGCGGGGGTATTTACTTTATTTTTCAGGTGCAAAACAATCTAAAACCCGGAAAACCCGGATTGAAAAAAATATTCCGAGAATCATGGAAGGCAAAGGCTTAAATGATAAATAA
- the hemW gene encoding radical SAM family heme chaperone HemW, which yields MSGIYIHIPFCRQACHYCDFHFSTSLKKKDDLLVALKKELKMRQPEFACEPVETIYFGGGTPSLLSVAELQSIIDTVYESYNVVEHPEITLEANPDDLTQASSVQELSGTVFEAYKSIGINRLSIGVQSFFEEDLKLMNRAHNAEEAKKCIEEATKEFDNITIDLIYGIPGMNNERWIQNIETALTFKIPHISSYALTVEPKTALEKFIEKGVVRPVDDEVAQQHFDILVEMLRENDFVHYELSNFGKEGFFSKNNSAYWLGKRYMGIGPSAHSYDGIHRSWNIANNTKYIKSIGEGILPSEIELLSTADRYNEYVMTGLRTVWGVSMKKVKNEFGDRYLDYLTLHSKKFIEQGLLETCTTPDDNEVLRTTPKGKFLADGIASDLFLLNLQ from the coding sequence ATGTCAGGGATCTATATACATATTCCATTTTGCAGGCAGGCTTGTCATTATTGTGATTTTCATTTCTCTACTTCACTGAAGAAAAAAGACGACTTGCTTGTCGCTTTGAAAAAAGAGCTGAAAATGAGGCAGCCCGAATTTGCATGTGAGCCGGTAGAAACTATTTATTTTGGTGGAGGGACGCCCAGCTTGCTCAGTGTTGCAGAACTTCAATCAATAATCGATACAGTTTATGAAAGTTACAATGTTGTAGAACATCCTGAGATAACCCTCGAAGCCAACCCGGATGATTTAACGCAGGCATCGTCTGTTCAGGAGCTTTCAGGAACAGTTTTTGAAGCGTATAAATCCATAGGAATTAACCGTTTAAGTATAGGTGTGCAGTCTTTTTTTGAAGAAGATCTGAAGCTGATGAACCGTGCCCACAATGCCGAAGAGGCCAAAAAATGTATAGAAGAAGCAACAAAGGAATTTGATAATATTACGATCGATCTGATATATGGGATTCCTGGAATGAATAATGAAAGGTGGATTCAGAATATAGAAACGGCACTGACATTTAAAATTCCGCATATATCGAGTTATGCACTGACGGTGGAACCTAAAACCGCTCTTGAGAAATTTATAGAAAAAGGGGTCGTCAGGCCTGTAGATGATGAGGTGGCACAGCAGCATTTTGATATTCTGGTAGAGATGCTCAGGGAAAACGATTTTGTACATTATGAACTTTCCAACTTTGGAAAGGAAGGGTTTTTCAGTAAAAATAATTCTGCTTATTGGCTGGGAAAGAGGTATATGGGTATTGGTCCTTCTGCACACAGCTATGACGGAATACACAGAAGCTGGAATATAGCCAACAATACTAAATATATCAAGAGTATAGGGGAGGGTATTCTTCCTTCTGAAATTGAACTGTTGTCAACAGCCGATCGCTATAATGAGTATGTAATGACCGGACTGAGGACTGTCTGGGGAGTTTCGATGAAGAAAGTAAAGAACGAGTTTGGCGATCGTTACCTCGATTACCTTACCCTGCATTCAAAAAAGTTTATAGAACAGGGCTTGTTAGAGACCTGCACGACTCCTGATGACAATGAAGTTCTAAGAACAACACCGAAAGGAAAATTCCTTGCAGATGGTATTGCCTCTGATTTATTTCTTTTAAATTTACAGTAA
- a CDS encoding DUF4230 domain-containing protein — translation MSDIVQIALGLLVGAGCMYWLFSVFKLKKNKEVTNTQSVILLEKIRKVCKLVVVEGEFAEIYDHEHDKGYLFGMISSKKRALLIVKAKVHIGFDLKKLKMEADNRKKRIVLHAFPEPEVLSFEPNYKFYDIKDGMLNRFKPDDLSKLNEQAKDFVMDKIPESSLMETARKEALETIIIIQSIVETIGWKLDFSAIGISPNEQLLIRETINDN, via the coding sequence ATGAGTGATATTGTTCAAATAGCATTGGGACTTCTGGTAGGGGCAGGTTGCATGTATTGGCTTTTTTCAGTCTTTAAACTAAAAAAGAACAAGGAAGTAACCAATACCCAGTCTGTAATCTTACTTGAAAAAATACGTAAAGTATGTAAACTGGTTGTGGTAGAAGGAGAATTTGCCGAAATTTACGACCATGAGCACGATAAAGGATATCTTTTTGGAATGATTTCCAGCAAGAAAAGAGCCCTGCTGATAGTGAAGGCCAAAGTGCATATCGGTTTTGACCTGAAAAAACTTAAAATGGAGGCCGACAACCGAAAAAAGCGGATAGTGTTGCATGCTTTTCCGGAACCTGAAGTGTTGAGCTTTGAGCCTAACTATAAATTCTATGATATTAAGGATGGTATGCTGAACAGGTTCAAGCCTGATGATTTATCGAAGCTTAATGAACAGGCCAAGGATTTTGTAATGGATAAAATTCCGGAAAGCAGCCTGATGGAAACGGCCAGGAAAGAAGCCTTGGAAACAATTATTATTATTCAGAGTATCGTAGAGACCATCGGGTGGAAACTCGATTTTTCGGCAATCGGGATTTCACCAAATGAACAATTGCTTATCAGGGAAACAATAAATGACAACTAA
- a CDS encoding BlaI/MecI/CopY family transcriptional regulator has product MKQLTKAEEEIMQWLWTLGKANVATIIENLPGPKPAYNTVSTIVRILESKGFVGHEKEGKGYLYFPLVKKEEYSNQSLNKLMDNYFQGSFKSMVSFFVKKNDISLQEMEAIMKELNKEKE; this is encoded by the coding sequence ATGAAACAGTTAACAAAAGCCGAAGAAGAGATTATGCAATGGTTATGGACCTTAGGCAAGGCCAATGTAGCAACCATAATAGAGAACCTACCCGGGCCAAAACCGGCATATAATACAGTATCTACCATTGTACGTATTCTGGAAAGCAAGGGTTTTGTAGGGCATGAGAAGGAAGGTAAGGGCTACTTGTATTTTCCCTTGGTAAAAAAAGAAGAATACAGCAATCAATCACTGAATAAGTTAATGGACAATTACTTTCAGGGTTCTTTTAAAAGCATGGTATCGTTTTTTGTAAAGAAGAATGATATCAGTTTACAGGAAATGGAAGCCATCATGAAAGAATTGAACAAAGAAAAAGAGTAA
- a CDS encoding cyclase family protein yields the protein MKAIIHYKNKKYPINFNNPIDISIPIRNGEHNVNAWYVGPPVIEPVKDGDFTGAISAGATTNFNAINVIPHAHGTHTECLGHITEEFFSVNEQLKKSFFMAEVVTVAPGKVGEDFVIPAQQLKVALHGKRPEAVVIRTLPNYTDKLNKQYAHTNPPYLEEAAANFLKEKGVKHLLIDLPSVDKEKDEGRLLAHKAFWNFEGIKRYDATITEFIFVPNHIKDGSYFLNIQIAPFENDASPSKPILYQIEDDEE from the coding sequence TTGAAGGCAATTATCCATTATAAAAACAAAAAATACCCGATCAACTTTAATAACCCTATCGATATTTCGATTCCCATAAGAAATGGAGAGCATAATGTCAATGCCTGGTATGTAGGCCCCCCGGTAATAGAGCCGGTTAAAGACGGAGATTTCACCGGAGCCATTTCCGCGGGCGCAACGACAAACTTTAATGCTATTAATGTTATACCACATGCCCATGGCACACATACAGAATGTCTGGGGCATATTACGGAAGAATTTTTTTCGGTAAATGAGCAGTTGAAAAAATCTTTTTTTATGGCAGAGGTGGTAACGGTAGCCCCCGGAAAGGTAGGGGAAGACTTTGTGATACCGGCTCAACAACTAAAAGTAGCCTTGCATGGCAAAAGACCGGAAGCGGTTGTCATCAGGACTTTACCGAACTATACAGATAAATTAAACAAACAGTATGCGCATACGAATCCGCCATATCTGGAAGAAGCAGCGGCAAATTTCCTGAAAGAAAAAGGAGTGAAACATTTATTGATAGACCTGCCCTCTGTTGATAAAGAAAAAGATGAAGGGAGATTATTGGCTCATAAGGCCTTTTGGAATTTCGAAGGGATAAAACGATATGACGCTACAATAACCGAATTTATATTTGTACCGAACCATATAAAAGATGGTTCTTATTTTTTGAATATCCAGATTGCGCCTTTCGAGAATGATGCTTCGCCCAGCAAACCCATATTATATCAAATAGAAGACGATGAAGAATAG
- the fabV gene encoding enoyl-ACP reductase FabV has product MIIEPRMRGFICLTSHPVGCEKNVLNQIEYTRNQGAIAGPKKVLVIGASTGFGLASRITSAFGANASTVGVFFEKPPSKGKTATPGWYNSAAFQKEALKSGIYAKSINGDAFSDEIKQKTIALIKKDLGKVDLVIYSLASPVRTNPKTGVTHRSVLKPIGQTFSNKTVDFHTGIVSNVTIEPCSETDIENTVEVMGGEDWKMWMESLMEADALSDGAMTLAYSYIGPQVTEAVYRKGTIGKAKDHLEATAFEIADMLKHINGNAFVSVNKALVTQASSAIPVIPLYISLLYKTMKEKEIHEGCIEQINRLFRERLYTTSREIPLDEAGRIRIDDWEMREDVQNKITELWEQADTSTLSDIGDLNGYKSDFLNLFGFGLEGVDYLEDTDENIQIDELV; this is encoded by the coding sequence ATGATTATTGAACCAAGAATGAGAGGGTTTATTTGTTTGACTTCGCATCCGGTTGGCTGTGAAAAGAACGTTTTAAATCAAATCGAATATACAAGAAATCAGGGAGCTATTGCAGGCCCGAAAAAGGTATTGGTCATTGGCGCTTCAACAGGTTTCGGACTTGCCTCCAGAATCACCAGTGCCTTCGGAGCCAATGCATCTACAGTTGGTGTATTCTTTGAAAAGCCGCCTTCAAAAGGAAAAACTGCCACTCCGGGGTGGTACAACAGTGCTGCTTTTCAAAAAGAGGCATTAAAGTCAGGAATCTATGCCAAAAGCATTAACGGAGATGCTTTTTCTGATGAGATCAAGCAAAAAACTATCGCCTTGATCAAAAAGGATCTGGGTAAGGTAGATTTAGTGATTTACAGCCTGGCTTCGCCCGTTAGGACAAATCCTAAAACAGGAGTTACACACAGGTCTGTTCTTAAACCTATCGGACAGACATTTTCTAATAAAACGGTAGATTTCCATACGGGAATTGTATCAAATGTAACTATTGAACCATGTTCAGAGACTGATATCGAAAATACTGTTGAAGTTATGGGAGGTGAAGACTGGAAAATGTGGATGGAATCACTTATGGAAGCTGACGCCCTGTCGGATGGTGCCATGACCCTGGCCTATTCTTATATCGGTCCGCAAGTTACTGAAGCTGTTTATCGTAAAGGAACTATCGGAAAAGCCAAAGACCACCTGGAAGCTACGGCTTTTGAAATAGCCGATATGCTAAAACACATAAACGGGAATGCATTTGTATCTGTAAACAAGGCTTTGGTAACTCAGGCAAGTTCAGCAATTCCGGTTATCCCTTTGTATATCTCCCTCTTATATAAAACAATGAAAGAAAAAGAGATCCATGAAGGATGTATCGAGCAGATAAATCGATTGTTCAGGGAACGTTTATATACAACGAGTCGCGAAATTCCTCTGGACGAAGCAGGCAGAATCAGAATCGATGATTGGGAAATGAGAGAAGATGTTCAGAATAAAATTACGGAACTATGGGAGCAAGCCGATACTTCTACACTCTCTGATATCGGGGACTTAAACGGATACAAGTCAGACTTTTTAAACTTATTTGGGTTTGGACTTGAGGGTGTTGATTATTTAGAAGATACGGACGAAAATATACAAATTGACGAATTGGTATAA
- a CDS encoding MmcQ/YjbR family DNA-binding protein — MHIDCIRNYCLSKKGVTEEFPFDQDTLVFKVLGKMFLLTSLKKWEEGDQSVNLKCDPEWSEELRAQYSSIYGGYHMNKKHWNTVAVNNNELSDSFIKQLIDHSYDLVVKGLSNKQKEQLRGF; from the coding sequence ATGCATATCGATTGTATCAGAAATTATTGTTTGTCTAAAAAAGGCGTTACAGAAGAGTTTCCTTTCGATCAGGATACGTTGGTCTTTAAAGTGCTGGGCAAGATGTTTTTGCTTACATCACTTAAAAAATGGGAAGAAGGCGATCAGTCTGTCAATCTCAAATGCGATCCGGAATGGTCTGAAGAACTACGTGCTCAATATTCGAGTATCTATGGTGGCTATCATATGAATAAGAAGCATTGGAATACCGTGGCCGTAAATAACAATGAACTTTCCGACAGTTTTATAAAACAACTTATAGACCATTCGTATGATTTGGTTGTAAAAGGACTCAGTAATAAGCAAAAAGAACAGCTCAGAGGTTTCTAG
- a CDS encoding GNAT family N-acetyltransferase codes for MLSFILYNTNDKPNEETKSAIVDFLYNNLGQYGDPKEDILKCLNYAVKDKVTAHGGFVLLAKEQGEIIGATIINETGMSGYIPENILVYIAVDETARGKGVGKQIMEKTISLIEGGLALHVEPDNPAKILYEKLGFTNKYLEMRLNKQ; via the coding sequence ATGTTGAGTTTTATTCTATACAATACAAACGACAAGCCCAATGAGGAAACAAAATCTGCCATAGTAGATTTCCTTTATAATAATCTTGGACAGTATGGAGATCCTAAAGAAGATATCCTGAAGTGTCTTAATTATGCGGTAAAAGATAAGGTCACAGCACATGGCGGATTTGTTCTGTTAGCCAAAGAACAAGGTGAAATTATCGGTGCCACTATTATAAACGAAACCGGAATGTCGGGGTATATACCCGAAAATATACTCGTATATATTGCAGTAGATGAGACTGCAAGAGGAAAGGGTGTAGGAAAGCAGATCATGGAAAAAACGATTAGTTTAATTGAAGGTGGCCTGGCATTGCATGTAGAACCTGATAATCCTGCTAAAATACTTTATGAGAAACTTGGTTTTACCAATAAGTATCTTGAGATGCGCCTCAACAAACAATAA